A region of Prochlorococcus marinus CUG1416 DNA encodes the following proteins:
- the gyrA gene encoding DNA gyrase subunit A translates to MSDIVDSGNSGLSEDNDRIIQTDLRNEMSRSYLEYAMSVIVGRALPDARDGLKPVHRRILYAMYELGLTSGRPYRKCARVVGEVLGKYHPHGDTAVYDALVRMAQDFSMRMPLIDGHGNFGSVDNDPPAAMRYTESRLQSLTDESLLEDIESETVDFADNFDGSQQEPTVLPARIPQLLLNGSSGIAVGMATNIPPHNLGEVINGLKSIIKTPSIEDKELFEIIKGPDFPTGGQILGRDGIRETFKTGRGSITMRGVANIEQIKSAGRAEKDAVIITELPFQTNKAGLIERIADMVNEKRLEGISDIRDESDRDGMRIVIELKRDAYPQVVLNNLFKLTPLQNNFSANILALVNGEPSTLSLRKMLDVFLDFRVETIRRRTRFLLKKAEERDHIVKGLLLALGVLDEIINLIRSAKDSTSAREQLQTDHELSSIQADAILQMQLRRLTALEADKIKSEHDELTKKIEQYQQILNSNERIFEIILEELNKIDERFSSPRKTEILDLGGGLDDIDLIANDRSVVLLTEAGYLKRMPINEFESTSRGSRGKAGTKTQEDDDVKLFISCNDHDTLLLFSDRGVAYALPAYRVPMSSRTAKGTPSVQLLPIPREEKITSLVAVDSFVDDSYLLMLTKAGFIKRTALSAFSKIRSNGLIAINLEDGDALTWVRLSKEGDSVLIGSKTGMAIHFRLDINELRPLGRTARGVKSMNLRERDNLVSMDVLTSDLVDQLAKIEDLTKETDENLEVNSSDGPWVLIASAFGLGKRVPVTQFRLQKRAGMGLRAIKFRINDDVLVCLKVLGEGEELLLVTEKGVIVRTNADKISQQSRAATGVKLQRLDEGDHLSEVVLVPREQIEETDQLSSDEENEKTNG, encoded by the coding sequence ATGTCTGATATTGTAGATTCCGGGAACTCTGGATTAAGCGAAGATAACGATCGAATTATTCAGACCGACTTGAGAAATGAGATGTCTCGCTCTTATCTAGAGTATGCAATGAGCGTCATAGTTGGTCGTGCGCTTCCAGATGCAAGGGATGGATTAAAGCCTGTTCATAGAAGAATTCTTTATGCAATGTATGAACTTGGGTTAACTAGCGGCAGGCCTTACAGAAAATGTGCAAGAGTTGTTGGGGAAGTACTTGGCAAATACCACCCCCATGGTGACACTGCTGTTTATGATGCTTTGGTTAGGATGGCTCAGGATTTTTCTATGAGGATGCCACTTATAGATGGTCATGGAAATTTTGGTTCGGTAGATAACGACCCTCCCGCAGCCATGAGATATACAGAATCTCGTCTACAGTCTCTTACAGATGAAAGTTTATTAGAGGATATTGAATCTGAAACTGTAGATTTTGCTGATAACTTTGATGGTTCTCAACAAGAGCCTACAGTTTTACCTGCAAGAATCCCTCAACTACTTTTAAATGGGTCATCTGGAATAGCCGTAGGAATGGCAACTAATATTCCACCACATAATTTAGGAGAAGTAATCAATGGGCTCAAATCAATAATCAAAACTCCTTCGATTGAAGATAAAGAACTTTTTGAAATAATTAAGGGTCCTGATTTTCCCACTGGAGGTCAAATCTTAGGAAGAGATGGCATCAGAGAAACTTTCAAAACAGGAAGAGGTTCAATAACTATGAGAGGTGTAGCAAATATTGAGCAAATCAAATCAGCTGGTAGAGCTGAAAAAGATGCAGTAATAATTACGGAACTCCCCTTTCAAACTAACAAAGCGGGTTTGATAGAAAGAATTGCAGATATGGTTAATGAAAAAAGATTAGAAGGGATTTCTGATATTAGAGATGAAAGTGATCGAGATGGCATGAGAATTGTTATCGAGTTAAAAAGAGATGCCTATCCACAAGTAGTATTAAATAATTTATTTAAGTTAACCCCGCTACAAAATAACTTTAGTGCGAATATTCTAGCTCTCGTTAATGGAGAGCCCTCGACGCTCTCACTTAGAAAAATGTTAGATGTATTTCTAGATTTTAGAGTAGAGACAATAAGGCGAAGAACGCGATTTTTATTAAAAAAGGCAGAAGAAAGAGATCATATTGTGAAGGGTCTTTTATTAGCTTTAGGTGTGCTAGATGAAATTATCAATCTAATAAGATCAGCGAAAGATTCAACTTCAGCTCGAGAACAATTACAAACTGATCATGAATTATCTTCCATACAAGCAGACGCAATTTTACAAATGCAGTTAAGAAGATTAACAGCTCTTGAGGCCGATAAAATCAAATCAGAACATGATGAATTAACAAAAAAAATCGAACAATATCAGCAAATATTAAATAGTAATGAAAGAATTTTTGAAATTATTCTTGAAGAACTTAATAAAATAGATGAAAGATTCTCATCTCCCAGGAAAACAGAGATATTAGATCTAGGCGGTGGATTAGATGATATTGATCTCATAGCTAATGACAGATCAGTAGTTCTATTAACTGAAGCAGGTTATTTAAAGAGGATGCCTATTAATGAGTTTGAATCTACCAGTCGTGGTTCAAGGGGTAAAGCTGGCACAAAAACCCAAGAAGATGATGACGTGAAACTATTTATAAGCTGTAACGATCATGATACTCTTTTGCTTTTCAGTGATAGAGGAGTAGCTTATGCTCTCCCAGCATATAGAGTCCCTATGAGCAGCAGAACAGCAAAAGGTACTCCATCTGTTCAACTTCTTCCAATCCCTAGAGAAGAAAAGATAACTTCACTAGTTGCTGTGGATTCTTTTGTCGACGATAGTTATTTATTAATGTTAACCAAGGCTGGCTTTATTAAAAGAACTGCACTTTCTGCTTTCTCAAAAATTCGATCAAATGGATTAATAGCAATTAATCTTGAGGATGGAGATGCCCTAACTTGGGTCAGATTATCAAAAGAAGGTGATAGTGTTTTAATTGGATCAAAAACAGGAATGGCAATTCATTTCAGACTAGATATCAATGAATTAAGGCCACTTGGTAGGACAGCAAGAGGGGTTAAATCAATGAACTTGAGAGAAAGAGACAATCTAGTTTCCATGGACGTTTTAACATCTGATTTAGTTGATCAATTGGCTAAGATTGAGGATCTGACTAAAGAAACTGATGAAAATCTTGAAGTTAATTCTTCAGATGGTCCCTGGGTATTAATAGCCAGTGCATTTGGACTAGGAAAGAGAGTACCTGTAACTCAGTTTAGATTACAAAAAAGAGCAGGCATGGGCTTAAGAGCGATAAAATTCAGAATTAATGATGATGTACTGGTCTGTTTGAAGGTACTTGGCGAGGGAGAAGAATTACTTCTCGTAACCGAAAAAGGTGTAATAGTTAGAACAAACGCAGATAAAATTTCTCAGCAATCCAGAGCGGCTACTGGAGTAAAATTGCAAAGACTAGATGAAGGTGATCATTTATCAGAAGTGGTATTAGTTCCTCGTGAACAAATAGAGGAAACAGACCAACTTAGCTCAGATGAAGAGAATGAAAAGACCAATGGCTAA
- the crtL gene encoding lycopene beta cyclase → MEILDILILGSGPAALCLASELARQDLNIKGISTKSPNEKWENTYGIWASELEELGLESLLSHRWCKTVSFFGNGENKKGDTPTKHNYDYGLINQDAFQNELLKKCKGIEWLNETAKEIREKNKLSEVICLSGLRIKARLVIDASGHKSNFVKRPVQNEIAQQAAYGIVGKFSSPPVNKEQFVLMDFRPNHLNNEEKLSSPSFLYAMDLGNGTFFVEETSLASYPALSQENLKERLFKRLNSKGIKVNEIFHEEKCLFPMNLPLPFKKQFVLGFGGAASMVHPASGYMIGSLLRRAPLLAEKLAIFLKEPHLSSLELATKGWDILWPYELTQRHKLYQYGLRRLMSFDESRLRSFFSNFFRLSTNEWVGFLTNTLPLPKLIYVMSKMFINSPLKVKLGMLKLN, encoded by the coding sequence ATGGAAATACTTGATATTTTAATTTTAGGTTCTGGTCCTGCAGCATTATGTTTAGCTTCAGAATTAGCCAGACAGGATCTAAATATAAAGGGAATATCAACTAAATCTCCAAATGAAAAATGGGAAAATACATATGGTATATGGGCATCTGAATTAGAGGAATTAGGATTAGAGTCTTTGTTATCTCACAGATGGTGTAAAACAGTTAGTTTTTTTGGGAATGGAGAAAATAAAAAGGGTGATACTCCGACAAAACATAACTACGATTATGGTTTAATAAATCAAGACGCCTTTCAAAATGAACTTTTGAAAAAATGTAAAGGAATTGAATGGTTAAATGAAACAGCAAAAGAAATTAGAGAAAAAAATAAACTATCTGAGGTAATTTGTTTATCAGGTCTAAGAATAAAGGCGAGATTAGTTATTGACGCAAGTGGTCATAAAAGTAATTTTGTAAAAAGACCAGTTCAAAATGAAATCGCTCAACAAGCTGCATATGGGATTGTGGGTAAATTTTCATCGCCACCAGTTAATAAAGAACAGTTTGTTTTAATGGATTTTCGTCCAAATCATTTAAATAATGAAGAAAAATTATCTTCTCCTTCCTTTCTTTATGCAATGGATCTAGGAAATGGAACTTTTTTTGTTGAAGAAACATCATTAGCTAGTTATCCGGCATTATCGCAAGAAAATCTAAAAGAAAGACTTTTCAAAAGACTGAATAGTAAGGGTATTAAGGTAAATGAAATTTTTCATGAAGAGAAATGCCTTTTCCCAATGAATTTACCCCTCCCATTTAAAAAACAGTTTGTACTTGGTTTTGGAGGGGCCGCAAGTATGGTGCATCCTGCATCAGGCTACATGATCGGATCTTTATTAAGAAGGGCTCCACTCCTTGCAGAAAAATTGGCGATCTTTTTAAAAGAACCTCATCTAAGTTCTCTAGAGCTAGCAACAAAAGGTTGGGATATCCTATGGCCTTACGAGTTAACACAAAGGCATAAACTTTACCAATATGGTCTAAGAAGATTAATGAGTTTTGACGAAAGTAGATTAAGAAGCTTTTTTTCAAATTTCTTTAGATTATCTACGAATGAATGGGTGGGTTTTCTTACTAATACACTTCCACTTCCAAAACTAATTTACGTAATGAGTAAGATGTTTATAAATTCACCTTTAAAAGTAAAACTAGGAATGCTTAAGTTAAATTAG
- a CDS encoding glycoside hydrolase family 57 protein: MNGQYPNKNILGQLAIVLHAHLPYVRKNEKNSLEEDWLFQAILECYIPLLQAIESSKKENPLNTKLTISLSPTLLSLLDNKQIQDTFPIWIKTRNDFLNDLEGKEKNASAFLTKNLDEKYLYWQECSGNLIEKFNALNKSGNLDILTCAATHGYLPILRENPETVNGQIKTAIKSHENIFGTKPLGIWLPECAYYENLDEILFNSGIRYAILDGHGILNAAPRPRYGVYAPICSKKGVAFFGRDSESTLPVWSAKEGFPGDKVYREFHKDLGWELPISKLQKKGISTKRPLGLKFHKITDENVPLGEKEFYLENQAKKKAAEHADAYLLARSKQLEKLTLSSSFNPLLVAPFDAELFGHWWYEGPFFIKNILMNSSKYSIKLTNLKEFLLQKPNLQICDPSPSSWGQGGYHDYWINDANAWIVPEITKAGSTFVDLCSINFDDDLSQRFFKQAARELLLSESSDWSFILRAGTTTELAKERIERHLFRFWKLIGMIKNHSNINLKFLEDIEEEDNVFPDINIDDWRK; the protein is encoded by the coding sequence ATGAATGGGCAATACCCAAACAAAAATATCTTAGGTCAGTTAGCGATAGTTTTACATGCTCATCTTCCTTATGTAAGGAAAAATGAAAAAAACTCTTTAGAAGAGGATTGGTTATTTCAGGCCATTTTGGAATGCTATATACCACTCCTTCAAGCAATAGAATCCTCTAAAAAAGAAAATCCTCTAAATACAAAACTTACTATTAGTTTGTCTCCAACATTATTATCACTTCTAGATAATAAACAAATTCAAGACACTTTCCCAATCTGGATTAAAACAAGGAATGATTTCTTGAATGATTTAGAAGGTAAGGAAAAAAATGCCTCAGCATTTTTAACTAAGAATCTCGATGAGAAATACTTATATTGGCAAGAATGTTCTGGAAACTTAATTGAGAAGTTTAATGCTTTAAATAAATCTGGAAATTTAGATATTCTTACTTGTGCCGCTACACATGGATATTTACCAATATTAAGAGAGAATCCTGAAACTGTTAACGGACAAATTAAAACAGCCATTAAGAGCCATGAAAATATTTTTGGAACTAAGCCCTTAGGTATTTGGTTGCCTGAATGTGCATATTATGAAAATTTAGATGAAATATTATTTAATTCTGGAATTAGATATGCAATCTTAGACGGTCATGGGATCCTAAATGCTGCTCCAAGACCTAGGTATGGTGTATATGCCCCAATATGTTCTAAAAAAGGAGTTGCATTCTTCGGTAGAGATAGTGAGTCAACCTTGCCCGTTTGGTCTGCTAAGGAAGGATTCCCAGGCGATAAAGTTTACAGGGAATTTCATAAAGATTTGGGTTGGGAATTACCTATCTCTAAGCTCCAAAAGAAAGGTATCTCAACTAAAAGACCTTTGGGTTTAAAGTTTCATAAGATTACTGATGAAAACGTGCCATTAGGGGAAAAGGAGTTTTACTTAGAAAATCAAGCCAAAAAGAAGGCGGCAGAACATGCTGATGCTTATCTTCTTGCGAGATCCAAACAATTAGAAAAATTAACTTTATCTTCTTCCTTTAATCCCTTATTGGTAGCTCCATTTGATGCAGAGTTATTTGGTCATTGGTGGTATGAGGGCCCTTTTTTTATTAAAAATATTTTAATGAACTCCAGTAAATATTCAATTAAGCTTACAAATTTAAAAGAATTTTTACTTCAAAAGCCAAATCTTCAAATTTGTGATCCATCTCCATCAAGCTGGGGCCAAGGTGGTTACCATGATTACTGGATTAATGATGCAAATGCATGGATCGTTCCCGAAATCACAAAAGCAGGCTCTACTTTTGTTGATTTATGCTCGATAAATTTTGATGATGACTTATCTCAAAGATTTTTCAAGCAAGCAGCAAGAGAATTACTTCTCTCTGAGTCCTCTGATTGGAGTTTTATCCTAAGAGCTGGAACTACAACTGAACTTGCAAAGGAAAGGATAGAAAGACACTTGTTCAGGTTCTGGAAATTAATTGGAATGATTAAAAATCATTCCAATATTAATTTAAAATTTCTTGAAGATATTGAGGAAGAGGATAATGTTTTCCCAGATATTAATATTGATGATTGGCGAAAATAA
- a CDS encoding 2-isopropylmalate synthase, whose translation MSKDPGRILIFDTTLRDGEQSPGASLNLEEKLAIAHQLARLGVDVIEAGFPFASPGDFKAVNKIAGAVGKENGPIICGLARASKGDIKACYEAVSPAPMKRIHTFIATSDIHLKHKLKKSRKDVLQIVPEMVNYAKSLVDDIEFSCEDASRSDPDFLYEVIQLAISAGATTINIPDTVGFTTPTEFGKLIADINKNVPNIDEAVISVHGHNDLGLAVANFLEAVKNGARQLECTINGIGERAGNASLEELVMALHVRKSFFNSFFKRNPDSPTPLTAIRTKEITKTSRLVSNLTGMTVQPNKAIVGANAFAHESGIHQDGVLKNRLTYEIIDAKTVGLSDNKISLGKLSGRSAVRARLEEMGYDLNREDLNDAFARFKDLADRKREITDRDLEAIVSEQVQLPEAKFQLSLVQVSCGNASKPTATITLLNTEDNTEDTAVSIGTGPVDAVCKALNKLAKVPNELIEFSVKSVTEGIDALGEVTIRIRRDNKIYSGHSADTDVVVAAATAYVNAINRLVFSEKKNSIHPQFDNLENSEKTFISNPAN comes from the coding sequence ATGTCCAAAGATCCTGGAAGAATTTTGATCTTTGATACAACTCTTCGAGATGGAGAGCAATCTCCTGGTGCCAGTTTAAATCTTGAAGAAAAACTTGCTATCGCCCATCAATTAGCAAGATTGGGAGTAGATGTTATTGAGGCTGGATTCCCTTTTGCAAGTCCCGGAGATTTTAAAGCTGTTAATAAAATTGCTGGTGCTGTAGGGAAAGAAAATGGTCCCATAATATGTGGTTTAGCTAGAGCTTCAAAGGGCGACATAAAAGCATGTTATGAAGCAGTGAGTCCAGCTCCCATGAAAAGAATACATACTTTTATTGCAACAAGTGATATCCATCTAAAACATAAACTTAAAAAATCCAGAAAAGATGTTCTTCAAATAGTTCCAGAAATGGTTAATTATGCAAAATCATTGGTAGATGATATTGAGTTTTCTTGTGAAGATGCCTCAAGGAGTGATCCTGATTTTTTATATGAAGTAATTCAACTAGCAATCTCTGCAGGAGCGACAACCATAAATATCCCAGATACTGTTGGATTTACAACCCCTACTGAATTTGGTAAATTAATTGCCGATATAAATAAAAATGTTCCAAATATTGATGAGGCAGTAATATCTGTTCATGGTCATAATGATTTAGGTTTAGCAGTTGCCAATTTTCTAGAGGCAGTAAAAAATGGAGCAAGACAATTAGAATGTACGATTAATGGAATTGGAGAAAGAGCAGGAAATGCCTCTCTAGAAGAATTAGTAATGGCATTGCATGTAAGGAAAAGCTTTTTTAATAGTTTTTTCAAAAGAAATCCAGATTCACCAACGCCTCTTACAGCTATAAGAACAAAAGAGATAACAAAAACCTCTAGGCTCGTTTCCAACCTAACTGGAATGACAGTTCAACCTAATAAAGCAATTGTGGGAGCTAACGCTTTTGCACATGAATCAGGAATTCATCAGGATGGAGTCTTAAAAAATAGACTAACTTACGAAATTATCGATGCAAAAACTGTAGGTTTGAGTGACAACAAAATATCCTTGGGAAAACTTAGTGGAAGAAGTGCAGTAAGAGCAAGATTAGAAGAGATGGGATATGACTTAAATAGGGAGGATTTGAATGACGCTTTTGCTCGTTTTAAGGATTTAGCTGATAGGAAAAGAGAAATTACTGATAGAGACTTAGAAGCAATTGTTAGTGAACAAGTACAGCTTCCAGAAGCTAAATTTCAATTAAGTCTTGTACAAGTAAGTTGCGGTAACGCATCTAAACCTACAGCCACCATCACTCTTCTAAACACTGAAGATAATACTGAGGATACTGCTGTATCAATAGGGACTGGACCTGTTGATGCTGTATGCAAGGCTTTAAATAAATTAGCTAAAGTTCCTAATGAATTAATTGAATTTTCTGTAAAGTCGGTAACAGAAGGTATTGATGCGTTGGGCGAAGTAACAATAAGAATAAGAAGGGATAATAAGATATATTCTGGTCATTCTGCGGACACGGATGTTGTTGTTGCAGCTGCAACTGCTTACGTTAATGCTATAAATAGGCTTGTATTTTCTGAGAAAAAAAATTCAATTCACCCACAGTTTGATAATTTAGAAAATTCCGAAAAAACATTTATATCTAATCCTGCAAATTAA